The following are encoded together in the Phragmites australis chromosome 19, lpPhrAust1.1, whole genome shotgun sequence genome:
- the LOC133900712 gene encoding protein NPG1-like — translation MASDPEDGSEVGGPAEAASPAEVEAGGCTHAKVAAPAPAPEGEPVKARDSSTHQQAGAESSTHPEGLSLNYEEARALLGRLEFQKGNVEAALRVFDGIDLQAAIQQFQPSLSDKTPSKKGRTKSELPSPAPQNPASLVLEAIYLKSLSLQKLGKSTEAAHQCKSVLDSVESMFQNDTPDIEQKLQETVNKSVELLPEAWKHAGAYQEALASYRRALLSQWNLDDECRTRVQKRFAAFLLYGSIDWSPPNLAQQAEGSFVPKNNVEEAILLLMIVLRNWYQGKTHWDPSVMEHLTYALSLCGESLVLAKHLEEVLPGIYPRTERWCTLALCYYAAGQKDTALNFLRKSLNKLENPNDILALLLAAKICSKECHLASEGVEYARRVVANAGSSNAHLESVGLHFLGSCLGKKSKIVSSDHQRSLLQTETLKSLAESIALNRYNVDLIFDMGVEYAEQRNMHAALRCAKEFIDATSGSVSKGWRLLALVLSAQQRYSEAEVATDAALDETAKWDQGSLLRIKAKLKVAQSSPMEAVEAYRALLALVQAQKNSSGSFKNTAEGDNDIVSEFEIWQGLANLYSSLSYWRDAEICLQKARALKSYSAATLHAEGYMHQAREQTKDALAAYVNAFSTELEHVPSKVAIGALLSKQGLRYLPAARCFLSDALRVEPTNRMAWLYLGKVHKSDGRIADAADCFQAAVMLEESDPVESFSSLS, via the exons GAAGCAAGAGCTCTCCTTGGAAGATTGGAATTTCAGAAAGGCAATGTCGAAGCTGCCCTTCGTGTGTTTGATGGAATAGACCTTCAAGCTGCCATTCAACAGTTTCAGCCATCGCTATCTGATAAGACACCGTCGAAGAAAGGGCGGACAAAATCAGAATTACCAAGTCCTGCCCCTCAAAATCCTGCTAGCCTTGTCCTTGAAGCCATTTACTTGAAATCATTGTCCCTTCAAAAGCTAGGAAAATCAACAG AAGCTGCCCACCAGTGCAAAAGCGTCCTTGATTCTGTTGAAAGTATGTTCCAGAACGACACTCCTGATATCGAACAAAAGTTACAGGAAACAGTCAATAAATCTGTGGAACTTCTCCCTGAAGCCTGGAAACATGCTGGCGCCTATCAGGAAGCATTGGCTTCTTACCGACGAGCTCTTCTTAGCCAATGGAATCTCGATGACGAATGTCGCACAAGGGTTCAAAAGAGATTTGCCGCTTTTCTGTTGTATGGTAGTATAGATTGGAGCCCTCCCAACTTGGCTCAGCAAGCTGAAGGCTCTTTTGTTCCAAAGAATAATGTGGAAGAGGCTATCCTACTTTTGATGATAGTACTGAGGAATTGGTACCAAGGCAAGACCCACTGGGATCCGTCAGTGATGGAACACTTGACCTATGCCTTGTCGCTTTGTGGTGAATCATTGGTTCTTGCAAAGCATCTTGAAGAGGTTTTGCCTGGAATATATCCTCGTACTGAGAGATGGTGCACATTAGCACTTTGCTATTATGCAGCTGGTCAGAAAGATACCGCGCTGAATTTTTTGAGGAAGTCTTTAAACAAGCTTGAGAATCCAAATGATATACTTGCATTGTTATTAGCTGCTAAGATATGCAGTAAGGAGTGCCATCTTGCTTCTGAGGGTGTTGAATATGCGAGAAGGGTAGTCGCAAATGCTGGATCATCAAATGCTCATCTGGAGAGCGTGGGCCTCCATTTCTTGGGGAGTTGTCTAGGTAAGAAGTCTAAGATTGTTTCATCGGATCACCAAAGATCTCTCTTGCAGACAGAAACTTTGAAGTCACTTGCGGAGTCAATCGCTCTTAACCGCTACAATGTGGACCTAATATTTGACATGGGAGTTGAATATGCTGAGCAACGGAACATGCATGCTGCTCTGCGATGTGCAAAGGAATTTATTGACGCAACTAGTGGATCTGTTTCTAAAGGTTGGAGGTTGCTTGCATTGGTTCTTTCTGCACAGCAGAGATATTCGGAAGCAGAAGTGGCAACGGATGCTGCCTTAGATGAAACTGCAAAGTGGGATCAAGGGTCATTGCTGAGGATAAAAGCTAAGTTGAAGGTTGCACAATCATCACCGATGGAAGCAGTGGAAGCATACCGTGCCCTACTTGCTCTTGTCCAGGCCCAAAAGAATTCCTCTGGATCATTCAAGAATACTGCAGAG GGAGACAATGATATTGTTAGCGAGTTTGAAATCTGGCAAGGTCTAGCTAATTTGTACTCCAGTCTCTCATACTGGAGAGATGCTGAGATATGTTTGCAGAAAGCTAGAGCCCTGAAGTCATACTCTGCTGCAACACTCCATGCAGAAG GTTACATGCATCAGGCGCGTGAGCAAACAAAGGATGCCCTGGCCGCCTATGTCAACGCATTCTCGACCGAGCTTGAACATGTGCCGTCCAAGGTGGCCATCGGCGCACTCCTCTCCAAACAAGGGCTCAGGTATCTACCAGCGGCAAGGTGCTTCCTCTCGGATGCCCTTAGAGTTGAGCCCACAAACCGGATGGCTTGGCTTTACCTGGGAAAAGTGCACAAGTCTGATGGGAGGATTGCCGATGCTGCCGACTGCTTCCAAGCAGCTGTGATGCTGGAGGAGTCGGATCCCGTGGAAAGTTTCAGCTCGCTCTCATGA